A genomic window from Sulfurimonas sp. includes:
- a CDS encoding M16 family metallopeptidase, producing the protein MAAKVEYIKVDDLKIPVIFEKDKRLPLVNMQFVFQNSGSIEDDDKAGLAKLSASMMGEGTKKLGSSKFAEALEAKAIHISATTGRETFVIEVGSIKEEFDDALKYFDMLLGDPNLSNDALKKVKTVRLGALARKQNDFDYVASNELKSIMFKNTPLANPSSGTIDSVKSIDLKDIKSFLKEHIVSSRLIVVVGGDIALNDVKTKLKNIISKMPEGKMSELKTYNVTDKANENILKKETEQAYVYFGSPYNMKVSDDDYFKARVATFILGTGGFGSRLMEEIRVKKGLAYSAYARVNVNKSSSYFSGYLQTKIESMDDAKKTVKNVIKEFVKKGVTQDELDQTKKFLLGSEPLRVETLSQRLSRTFQHYYRGLPLDNSEIELEKIKELSLDELNKYIKEHKEILELSFAIVTK; encoded by the coding sequence ATGGCAGCAAAAGTAGAATATATAAAAGTAGATGATCTTAAAATACCGGTAATTTTTGAAAAAGACAAAAGACTACCGCTTGTAAACATGCAGTTTGTTTTTCAAAACTCTGGAAGTATAGAAGACGATGATAAAGCGGGACTTGCAAAACTAAGTGCATCTATGATGGGTGAGGGTACTAAAAAATTAGGCTCATCTAAGTTTGCAGAAGCACTAGAAGCTAAAGCTATACATATTTCTGCAACAACAGGTCGAGAGACTTTTGTTATAGAAGTTGGAAGTATTAAAGAGGAGTTTGACGATGCACTAAAGTATTTTGATATGCTTTTAGGCGATCCAAACTTGAGCAACGATGCACTAAAGAAAGTAAAAACGGTTAGACTTGGGGCATTGGCAAGAAAGCAAAATGATTTTGATTATGTGGCATCAAACGAGTTGAAATCTATAATGTTTAAAAATACCCCTTTAGCTAATCCATCATCAGGAACGATAGATAGTGTAAAATCTATAGATCTCAAAGACATAAAAAGCTTTTTAAAAGAGCATATTGTAAGCAGCAGACTAATTGTAGTAGTAGGCGGAGATATAGCTTTAAACGATGTAAAAACAAAATTAAAAAATATAATTTCTAAAATGCCAGAAGGAAAGATGTCTGAACTGAAAACATATAATGTTACAGATAAAGCTAATGAGAATATTCTAAAAAAAGAGACTGAACAAGCTTATGTATACTTTGGTTCGCCTTATAATATGAAAGTTAGCGATGATGATTATTTTAAAGCTCGTGTAGCTACTTTTATATTGGGTACTGGTGGTTTTGGAAGCCGTCTGATGGAAGAGATCAGAGTAAAAAAAGGACTTGCATATTCTGCTTATGCCAGAGTAAACGTAAATAAATCTTCTTCATATTTTAGCGGTTATCTTCAAACAAAAATAGAATCGATGGATGATGCTAAAAAAACAGTAAAAAATGTAATAAAAGAGTTTGTAAAAAAAGGTGTTACACAAGATGAACTGGATCAAACTAAGAAGTTTTTACTTGGAAGTGAGCCTTTAAGAGTTGAGACTTTAAGTCAAAGACTCAGCAGAACTTTTCAACACTACTATAGGGGTCTTCCTTTAGACAATTCAGAAATAGAACTGGAAAAGATCAAAGAGTTAAGTTTAGATGAGCTAAATAAATATATTAAAGAGCATAAAGAGATACTTGAACTTAGCTTTGCAATAGTTACGAAGTAA
- a CDS encoding dehypoxanthine futalosine cyclase produces MKVGNSLKRLTKEEALDLIRNADLKELGKMATARKKELHPKGVTTFVVDRNINYTNICWVDCKFCAFYRHEKDEDAYVLTFEEIDKKIDELLEIGGTQILFQGGVHPKLKIEWYEDLVDHIHKKYPTITIHGFSSIEIDFIARVSRISVTEVLERLKAKGLASIPGAGAEILSDKVRDIIAPKKIDSDVWIDIHRQAHQLGIMSTATMMYGTVETDEDIIDHLDMVRNLQDETGGFRAFIMWSFQGKNTELLRQIPDMEKPSSNRYLRLLAVARLYLDNVPNIQSSWVTQGPYIGQLALKFGANDLGSTMMEENVVSSAGASFAMAKDEMIHLIRDVGEHPAIRNTAYEILERF; encoded by the coding sequence ATGAAGGTTGGAAATAGTTTGAAAAGATTGACTAAAGAAGAAGCATTAGATTTAATAAGAAATGCCGACTTAAAAGAGTTGGGCAAAATGGCAACTGCACGTAAAAAAGAGTTGCATCCAAAGGGTGTAACTACATTTGTAGTTGACAGAAATATTAACTATACTAACATATGTTGGGTAGATTGTAAATTTTGTGCATTTTACAGACATGAAAAAGATGAAGATGCTTATGTACTAACTTTTGAAGAGATAGATAAAAAGATAGATGAACTTTTAGAAATAGGTGGAACTCAGATCCTTTTTCAAGGAGGAGTTCATCCAAAGTTAAAGATAGAGTGGTATGAAGATCTTGTTGATCATATTCATAAAAAATATCCAACTATTACAATACACGGTTTTTCATCAATCGAGATAGACTTTATAGCACGTGTGTCACGCATAAGTGTTACAGAAGTACTGGAGCGTTTGAAGGCTAAAGGGCTTGCATCTATTCCTGGAGCGGGAGCTGAGATTTTAAGTGATAAGGTTCGTGATATTATCGCACCTAAAAAGATAGATTCAGATGTATGGATAGATATTCATCGCCAGGCTCATCAACTTGGTATTATGAGTACGGCTACAATGATGTATGGTACGGTCGAGACGGATGAAGATATAATTGATCACTTAGATATGGTTAGAAATCTTCAAGATGAAACAGGCGGATTTCGTGCATTTATTATGTGGAGTTTCCAAGGCAAAAATACTGAACTATTACGTCAGATCCCAGATATGGAAAAACCATCATCAAACCGTTACTTAAGACTATTAGCAGTTGCAAGATTATATCTTGATAATGTCCCTAATATTCAAAGTTCATGGGTTACTCAGGGGCCGTATATTGGTCAGTTGGCATTAAAATTTGGTGCAAACGATCTTGGTTCAACTATGATGGAAGAGAATGTTGTAAGTTCTGCAGGAGCAAGTTTTGCAATGGCAAAAGATGAGATGATACATCTGATTCGTGACGTTGGTGAACATCCTGCAATTAGAAATACGGCATATGAGATTTTAGAGAGATTTTAA
- a CDS encoding multiheme c-type cytochrome, translating into MKKLVFLFIFFSTLAFGENECVVCHKGIEDIRDRNSDMMKEILKIADKAGHKGNDCIVCHGGNPYNKSKEYGHKGTVKYFKNNDGPKDFYPSPTDPSINKNTCGMCHKNQVNAQYSSMMMSIKVDSNETNSSTNSHAIIGSEKYIKYMQTLSQKEPNAFKEKPYKHKKSSYSKGKGCAVCHIPFAEDGLYKGDDVRISKKNPYHLLTHKIQSSREVRVDVADHNYTGVAIESCVKCHKSKKFTAMSYQGLMDIKSKHHIKLQEDIHFKKGMSCQDCHTSNDLHGSGYKTNENLAAVEIECQDCHGTTKKYPWELPLGFSDEFNTTVSDSKGRGVAKEVAKYLKQGYVAEEADGYLLSARANPLTNVVKKDNTVIVHLANGKDIELKPLKLLKKEKELSSKALAAMDNVDKHTDALECYACHTKWAPQYYIDEHKNKFVRWEEPVLAQNGEGRISPVIQKEKMSLTAQPHSVSEKARTCESCHVSNKAMGMGLGSLKQNHTKLTDIQSNFKLASVLNQEQLNKLDRKGMCVSCHKSIPNGNLAVSAMVHVSQMSEVNIDKNMHSYILSKILDIGAWAQLIVLALILLIITYFIYVKFIKKKPVNPRNEGWK; encoded by the coding sequence ATGAAAAAACTGGTTTTTTTATTTATTTTTTTTAGCACACTAGCATTTGGTGAAAACGAATGTGTAGTGTGTCATAAAGGGATAGAAGATATCCGCGATCGAAACTCCGACATGATGAAAGAGATTTTGAAAATCGCAGACAAAGCCGGTCACAAAGGTAATGATTGTATAGTTTGCCATGGTGGAAACCCGTATAACAAAAGTAAAGAGTATGGTCATAAAGGGACTGTAAAATATTTTAAAAACAACGACGGACCTAAAGATTTTTACCCATCACCTACAGATCCTTCGATAAACAAAAATACTTGTGGAATGTGTCATAAAAATCAAGTAAATGCTCAGTATAGCTCAATGATGATGAGTATTAAAGTTGATTCTAACGAGACAAACAGCTCTACAAATTCACATGCTATTATTGGTAGTGAAAAGTATATAAAATATATGCAAACTCTTTCACAAAAAGAGCCAAATGCTTTTAAAGAAAAACCGTATAAGCATAAGAAGTCTTCTTACTCAAAAGGTAAAGGGTGTGCGGTTTGTCATATACCTTTTGCAGAAGATGGGCTTTATAAAGGGGATGATGTTAGAATCTCTAAAAAGAACCCTTATCATCTTCTGACTCATAAGATACAAAGTTCTCGTGAGGTAAGAGTTGATGTAGCTGATCACAACTATACAGGCGTAGCAATAGAGTCTTGTGTTAAGTGTCATAAATCTAAGAAATTTACAGCTATGTCGTATCAGGGCTTGATGGATATAAAATCTAAACACCATATAAAGCTGCAAGAAGATATCCACTTTAAAAAAGGGATGAGCTGTCAGGATTGCCATACTTCAAACGATCTTCACGGAAGCGGTTATAAAACAAATGAGAATCTGGCAGCAGTTGAGATCGAATGTCAAGATTGTCACGGAACAACAAAAAAATATCCTTGGGAACTGCCTCTTGGTTTTTCAGATGAGTTTAATACAACTGTATCAGATTCTAAGGGCAGGGGTGTTGCTAAAGAAGTTGCAAAATATTTAAAACAGGGCTATGTGGCTGAAGAAGCTGATGGATATCTTCTTAGTGCCCGTGCAAATCCACTAACAAATGTAGTAAAAAAAGATAATACTGTTATCGTGCATTTGGCTAATGGAAAAGATATAGAATTAAAACCGCTTAAACTGTTAAAAAAAGAAAAAGAGCTCTCAAGTAAAGCTTTAGCGGCTATGGATAATGTAGATAAACATACAGACGCTTTAGAGTGCTATGCATGTCATACTAAATGGGCTCCTCAGTATTATATTGATGAACATAAAAATAAGTTTGTAAGATGGGAGGAACCTGTTTTAGCTCAAAATGGAGAGGGCAGAATAAGTCCTGTTATACAAAAAGAAAAAATGAGTTTAACAGCTCAACCTCATAGTGTTTCGGAAAAAGCACGTACATGTGAGAGTTGTCATGTTTCAAATAAAGCTATGGGGATGGGACTTGGTTCACTAAAACAAAACCATACAAAACTGACAGATATTCAAAGCAACTTTAAATTAGCATCTGTTTTAAACCAAGAACAGTTGAATAAGCTTGATCGTAAAGGTATGTGTGTATCATGCCACAAAAGTATACCAAATGGGAATTTGGCAGTTTCTGCTATGGTTCATGTTTCACAAATGAGTGAGGTAAATATAGATAAAAATATGCATAGTTATATACTATCAAAGATTTTAGATATTGGAGCGTGGGCACAGCTTATAGTTCTGGCTTTAATCTTGTTAATTATTACGTATTTTATTTATGTTAAATTTATAAAGAAAAAACCGGTAAACCCTAGAAATGAAGGTTGGAAATAG
- the nusB gene encoding transcription antitermination factor NusB, with protein MATRHHARMAVVSLLYAYDLGNGNIAEHTSEILEEKKIRNKQKDFALSLYDGVMQNLPKIDESIIKHLKDWDFERLGSIERATLRLAGYEILFGDLDSAVVINEAVEITKAFGTEQSPKFINGVLDAISKDK; from the coding sequence ATGGCTACAAGACATCATGCTAGAATGGCAGTGGTTTCACTGCTTTATGCTTATGATCTAGGTAATGGAAACATTGCTGAGCATACTTCGGAGATACTTGAAGAGAAAAAGATCCGTAATAAACAAAAGGACTTTGCATTAAGTCTGTATGACGGTGTTATGCAGAACCTGCCAAAGATCGATGAATCTATTATAAAACATCTTAAAGACTGGGATTTTGAACGTTTAGGCTCAATTGAGAGAGCTACTCTTCGTTTAGCTGGTTATGAGATCCTTTTTGGTGATCTTGATTCTGCTGTTGTTATTAATGAAGCAGTTGAGATTACTAAAGCATTTGGAACAGAACAGTCTCCAAAATTTATAAACGGTGTCCTTGACGCGATTAGCAAAGACAAGTAA
- the ribE gene encoding 6,7-dimethyl-8-ribityllumazine synthase, with protein MNLIEGKLRINGGKKIAIVSTRWNHFIVDRLVEGAADAFARHGGEDSDLTHVLAPGAFELPMVVEKLLASGKYDAVCALGAVIRGATPHFDYVSAEATKGIASVSLKYQKPVSFGLLTTDTIEQAIERAGTKAGNKGFEAMTTVIELLDLYENM; from the coding sequence ATGAATTTAATTGAAGGTAAGTTAAGAATTAACGGCGGTAAAAAAATAGCGATCGTAAGTACAAGATGGAATCACTTTATAGTTGACAGATTAGTTGAGGGTGCTGCTGATGCATTTGCTCGTCACGGTGGTGAAGACTCTGATCTTACTCACGTTTTAGCTCCTGGTGCATTTGAATTACCGATGGTAGTTGAGAAGCTTTTAGCATCTGGTAAGTATGATGCGGTTTGTGCACTTGGTGCAGTTATCCGTGGTGCTACTCCACACTTTGATTATGTATCTGCTGAAGCTACTAAGGGGATTGCATCAGTTAGTTTAAAATACCAAAAACCGGTATCGTTCGGGCTTTTAACTACTGATACAATTGAGCAGGCTATTGAGCGTGCAGGTACAAAAGCTGGTAACAAAGGTTTTGAAGCTATGACTACTGTTATTGAACTACTTGATTTATATGAGAATATGTAA
- the kdsA gene encoding 3-deoxy-8-phosphooctulonate synthase — MILLSGPCVIESEENIFKIAKELEKYHNDDAIDFYFKASFDKANRTSLESFRGLGIDEGLRILQKVKDDFGYKVVTDVHESTQVAQVAEVVDMLQIPAFLCRQTDLLVACAETDKKINIKKGQFLSADAMVYPALKILQTRGCNEATYENSKKHGLYLCERGNSFGYGNMVVDMRNLVIMREFAPVIFDATHSVQMPTAANGKTGGDSSMVPYLAKGAAAVGVDGFFFETHFDPSIALSDGPNMIKLDELENLITKIKKIQEI; from the coding sequence ATGATATTACTTAGTGGACCTTGTGTAATTGAGAGTGAAGAGAATATTTTTAAAATCGCAAAAGAGTTGGAAAAATACCATAACGATGATGCGATCGACTTCTATTTCAAAGCAAGTTTTGATAAAGCCAACCGTACATCTTTAGAGTCTTTTCGCGGACTTGGAATCGATGAAGGTTTGAGAATATTACAAAAAGTAAAAGATGATTTTGGATATAAAGTTGTAACTGACGTTCATGAATCTACTCAGGTAGCTCAGGTTGCTGAAGTTGTTGATATGCTTCAAATCCCTGCGTTTTTATGTCGCCAAACTGATCTTCTTGTTGCATGTGCAGAAACAGATAAAAAGATAAATATCAAAAAAGGGCAATTTTTAAGTGCAGATGCAATGGTTTATCCTGCACTAAAGATACTTCAAACTCGTGGATGCAACGAAGCTACATATGAGAACTCTAAAAAACACGGGCTTTATCTTTGTGAGCGCGGAAACTCTTTTGGATACGGAAACATGGTAGTAGATATGCGTAATCTTGTTATTATGAGAGAATTCGCACCGGTTATATTTGATGCTACACATTCTGTTCAGATGCCTACAGCTGCAAACGGTAAAACTGGTGGTGATTCTTCAATGGTTCCATACCTTGCTAAGGGTGCAGCTGCAGTTGGAGTTGACGGTTTCTTTTTTGAGACACACTTTGACCCAAGCATTGCACTCAGTGATGGACCAAATATGATAAAACTTGATGAGTTGGAAAACTTAATAACAAAAATTAAAAAAATACAGGAGATATAG
- a CDS encoding sensor histidine kinase yields the protein MYKISKAFFDDFLVSYHSFNNDELLLKFQYKVLNTILVLMGIFTFLIATLSVFDIMPLGMQQTIANYTLSAVSVILIILLRGTKSRYLYIAYAMYFGAYLDFICTLICVPNDEFRLIWFYLLVFAAYITGGVFTGNIVAGVSLATILIVNHFYGLNLSDVAISTFTLSFIMASLFFRSYTKKITNFEKELISQRQLMISQSRFAAMGEMLSMIAHQWRQPLSTTTLLIAQERLKLMMSEEKNNDHIEILDKISDTMVYLSDTVDDFQTFFKPEKLKQDIEIDELIGRVQHFIQPRLSTTEVKLHIMQCKCGGINTYANELVQSIINILNNAIDVLIERHIYKPTISINFETLDDKIIIHIEDNGGGIEKEIINKIYEPYFSTKSKNGTGLGLYMSKMIIDQHIKGLLSVKNTKDGARFSIMLPKKTI from the coding sequence ATGTACAAGATTAGTAAAGCATTTTTTGACGACTTTTTAGTAAGCTATCATTCATTTAATAATGATGAACTGCTTTTAAAGTTTCAATATAAAGTATTAAATACAATACTCGTTCTAATGGGGATTTTTACTTTTTTAATCGCTACACTGAGTGTCTTTGACATTATGCCGCTTGGTATGCAGCAAACTATTGCCAACTATACACTCTCAGCTGTTTCTGTAATACTAATAATTTTACTTCGAGGTACAAAATCACGTTATCTTTATATTGCGTATGCAATGTACTTTGGTGCATACCTAGACTTTATATGTACGCTGATCTGTGTTCCAAATGATGAGTTTCGTCTTATATGGTTTTACCTACTGGTATTTGCAGCATATATAACAGGTGGAGTGTTTACAGGTAATATTGTAGCCGGTGTATCTTTAGCAACTATTCTAATAGTCAATCACTTTTATGGTCTAAACCTATCAGACGTAGCTATAAGTACATTCACTCTAAGTTTTATTATGGCAAGTCTTTTTTTCAGGTCCTATACAAAAAAAATAACTAACTTTGAAAAAGAGCTTATAAGCCAAAGACAACTAATGATCAGTCAATCACGTTTTGCAGCAATGGGTGAGATGCTTAGTATGATAGCCCACCAATGGAGACAACCTCTATCTACTACGACTCTTTTAATAGCCCAAGAGAGACTGAAACTAATGATGAGTGAAGAAAAAAACAATGATCACATTGAGATCTTAGATAAAATATCTGACACCATGGTTTATCTCTCTGACACGGTAGATGATTTTCAAACTTTTTTCAAGCCTGAAAAACTAAAACAAGATATAGAAATAGATGAACTTATTGGACGTGTACAGCATTTTATTCAACCAAGACTATCTACAACAGAAGTAAAATTACATATAATGCAATGTAAGTGCGGTGGAATTAATACATATGCTAACGAGCTTGTACAATCAATAATCAACATCCTAAACAATGCTATAGATGTTTTAATTGAGAGACATATATATAAACCAACTATATCTATCAATTTTGAAACTTTAGATGATAAAATTATCATACATATAGAAGATAACGGCGGTGGAATTGAGAAAGAAATAATAAATAAAATATACGAGCCGTATTTCAGTACAAAATCAAAAAATGGAACTGGCCTTGGTCTTTATATGTCTAAAATGATTATTGATCAACATATAAAAGGTTTGTTAAGTGTTAAAAACACTAAAGATGGTGCTAGATTCAGCATTATGTTACCTAAAAAAACTATTTAG
- a CDS encoding DMT family transporter: protein MKRIKELNKGVQYMLIASFTFAIMGAFAKLASDHMPSLEVVFFRNVFGVAIIAYAIYKSPLQSEGGKPFLLLFRGMMGFLALLGFFYNIAHIPLGDAMTWSKTSPIFTAIFAWLFLSEHLSKKAWFAIFIGFIGIVFITEPTNIGFTKYDALGLFSGIGAALAYTSIRELKKHYDTRAIVLSFMGVGTVGPLILFAVSEFVYMPSLDFMLGEFVMPSGVVWVYVIAMGVLATISQLLMTKAYSETKAGIVGAVSYTNILFSIMVGVMLGDALPSLSVTTGIILVVLAGILVARAK from the coding sequence ATGAAAAGAATTAAAGAGCTAAACAAAGGTGTTCAGTATATGCTGATCGCCTCATTTACATTTGCAATAATGGGTGCTTTTGCAAAACTTGCATCTGATCATATGCCATCATTAGAAGTTGTATTTTTTAGAAATGTTTTTGGTGTAGCGATTATAGCTTATGCAATATATAAAAGCCCGCTTCAAAGTGAAGGTGGAAAGCCATTTTTACTTTTATTTCGTGGAATGATGGGTTTTTTAGCACTTCTTGGTTTTTTTTATAATATAGCACATATCCCTTTGGGAGATGCTATGACATGGTCTAAGACTTCACCTATTTTTACTGCTATTTTTGCTTGGCTTTTTTTATCTGAACATTTGAGTAAAAAAGCATGGTTTGCTATTTTTATTGGATTTATCGGTATTGTTTTTATAACAGAACCTACAAATATAGGCTTTACAAAGTATGATGCACTTGGTCTTTTTAGCGGAATAGGTGCAGCACTTGCATATACTTCAATACGTGAGCTTAAAAAACATTACGATACACGTGCTATAGTGCTTTCATTTATGGGAGTAGGTACAGTTGGTCCGCTAATTTTATTTGCAGTTTCTGAATTTGTATATATGCCTAGTTTGGATTTTATGTTGGGTGAATTTGTAATGCCAAGCGGAGTAGTTTGGGTATATGTTATAGCGATGGGAGTTCTCGCTACCATTTCACAACTGCTCATGACCAAGGCTTATAGTGAAACAAAAGCGGGAATTGTCGGTGCTGTAAGTTATACAAATATTTTATTCTCAATTATGGTCGGAGTTATGCTTGGGGATGCACTGCCTAGTTTATCGGTAACTACGGGAATTATTCTTGTAGTACTGGCAGGTATACTGGTCGCAAGGGCTAAATAG
- a CDS encoding universal stress protein, with product MKVVASLNGSITSESMAFYALKYAQAQDFTLVLFHVENRKDDIEDVKASIERISTIAVSENIKVETVILSKFSKKNIKNYLLDINADTIFCSTRKHTKFIKNSFSELLIKMNLNIDIAVVRIVHINNILESGNIFLSIKEDKLSVKKFTFFSILSSAYKAKGEIYSVTKISKFRLAAIGIHETRERLSAINYNLRHYKKLSNFMPFSLNIKHDFTFNETQSILSQVAKSDVDLLIIGARRLSVRTLFSKELPIERLMREASVNTIAYYTKE from the coding sequence ATGAAAGTTGTAGCTTCACTAAATGGCAGTATAACTTCTGAAAGCATGGCATTTTATGCACTTAAATATGCTCAAGCTCAGGACTTTACATTAGTATTATTTCATGTTGAAAATAGAAAAGATGATATAGAAGATGTTAAAGCAAGTATAGAACGTATATCAACGATTGCTGTATCTGAAAACATTAAAGTTGAAACAGTTATACTAAGTAAATTTTCCAAAAAAAATATAAAAAATTATTTGCTAGATATTAATGCTGATACGATCTTTTGCTCAACCAGAAAACATACAAAATTTATAAAAAATTCATTTAGTGAACTACTTATAAAAATGAACCTCAACATAGATATAGCCGTAGTTAGAATTGTGCACATAAACAATATTTTAGAATCAGGAAATATTTTTCTATCTATAAAAGAGGATAAACTATCTGTAAAAAAATTCACTTTTTTCTCAATACTTTCTTCAGCTTACAAAGCAAAAGGTGAGATATACTCTGTAACCAAAATATCTAAATTCAGACTTGCTGCAATCGGTATACATGAAACCAGAGAAAGACTCTCAGCCATAAACTACAACCTAAGGCACTACAAAAAACTATCAAACTTTATGCCATTTAGCCTAAATATAAAACATGACTTTACATTTAATGAGACACAAAGTATTTTAAGTCAAGTTGCAAAATCAGATGTCGATCTGCTCATTATAGGAGCCAGACGCCTATCTGTCAGAACATTATTTTCAAAAGAATTGCCAATAGAGAGACTTATGCGTGAGGCTTCAGTAAATACTATAGCCTACTACACAAAAGAGTAG